A window of the Enterobacteriaceae bacterium 4M9 genome harbors these coding sequences:
- a CDS encoding NirD/YgiW/YdeI family stress tolerance protein — protein sequence MKHWKLIVLVSTFFPLMAVQAEETQSSAPQTPHQLTHSDAEPSLPPEEAHRVTIAQAGRLADGTSVQIQGRLEKKQGEDVYLLRDDSGQIDAVIPAAVLRNAAVAPGDNVSVLGALDKKQTPYRLRVSHFEKR from the coding sequence ATGAAACACTGGAAACTGATTGTCCTTGTTAGCACCTTTTTCCCGCTTATGGCGGTGCAGGCCGAAGAGACGCAGTCCAGCGCACCGCAAACCCCACATCAACTGACGCATAGCGATGCAGAACCCTCACTTCCTCCAGAAGAAGCCCACCGAGTCACCATTGCCCAGGCCGGCCGGCTGGCCGACGGCACCAGCGTGCAAATTCAGGGAAGGCTGGAGAAAAAACAGGGCGAAGATGTGTACCTGTTACGCGACGACAGCGGGCAAATCGACGCTGTCATCCCCGCCGCAGTGCTACGCAACGCCGCCGTAGCGCCCGGGGATAACGTCAGCGTACTGGGCGCGTTAGATAAAAAACAAACCCCCTATCGCCTGCGGGTTAGCCATTTCGAAAAGCGTTAA
- a CDS encoding MHS family MFS transporter gives MSIDTSAVPTGDAVHAAQERLATDEGRRDFRRATFSCWLGTTMEYADFALYGLAAGIIFGDVFFPEATPVMALLSSFAAWSVGFIARPIGALLFGWIGDRHGRKVVMVSTIALMGLSTTLIGLIPSYASIGVWAPTCLVILRFSQGLGAGAELSGGTVMLGEYAPPKRRGLVSSVIALGSNSGTLLASLIWLLVLQMDKESLMSWGWRIPFLGSMLIAIVALFIRRHMRETPVFERQKALLEAQRREAMERGAVAQQQDTRSFWRRTRAFWTMVGLRIGENGPSYLAQGFIIGYVAKVLMVDKSVPTTAVFIASLLGFAIIPLAGWLSDRFGRRITYRWFCFLLILYAFPAFMLLDSRDPMIVIPTIVVGMSLASLGIFGVQAAWGVELFGVTNRYTKMAVAKELGSIISGGTAPLVAAALLSWAGHWWPVATYFMVMASIGLITTFFAPETRGRDLNLPEDAI, from the coding sequence ATGAGCATCGATACTTCCGCTGTGCCAACTGGCGATGCGGTTCATGCAGCACAGGAACGCCTGGCGACAGATGAAGGACGCAGAGACTTCCGGCGCGCCACGTTTTCCTGCTGGCTTGGCACAACGATGGAGTACGCTGACTTTGCGCTATACGGCCTTGCCGCAGGCATTATCTTTGGGGATGTTTTTTTCCCCGAGGCAACGCCGGTCATGGCGCTTCTCTCAAGCTTTGCTGCCTGGTCGGTGGGCTTTATCGCCCGTCCGATAGGCGCACTGCTGTTTGGCTGGATTGGTGACCGTCACGGCCGCAAGGTCGTGATGGTCTCTACTATTGCCTTAATGGGGCTGTCTACAACCCTGATAGGCCTGATTCCGAGCTACGCATCTATCGGCGTGTGGGCGCCGACTTGTCTTGTTATTCTGCGCTTCTCCCAAGGGCTGGGTGCGGGCGCAGAACTGTCCGGCGGCACCGTGATGCTGGGCGAATACGCTCCGCCAAAGCGGCGTGGGCTGGTGTCTTCCGTTATTGCGTTAGGTTCTAACAGCGGCACGCTGCTGGCATCACTCATCTGGTTGCTGGTGCTACAGATGGATAAAGAGAGCCTGATGAGCTGGGGCTGGCGTATTCCGTTCCTGGGCAGCATGCTGATTGCCATCGTGGCGCTGTTTATTCGCCGTCACATGCGCGAGACGCCGGTGTTTGAGCGCCAGAAAGCGCTGCTCGAAGCCCAGCGCCGTGAGGCGATGGAGCGTGGCGCTGTGGCGCAGCAGCAGGATACCCGCAGCTTCTGGCGTCGTACCCGCGCATTCTGGACCATGGTGGGCCTGCGTATTGGCGAGAATGGCCCGTCCTACCTGGCACAGGGCTTTATCATTGGCTATGTGGCAAAAGTGCTGATGGTCGATAAATCCGTGCCGACCACTGCCGTATTTATCGCGTCGTTGCTGGGTTTTGCGATTATTCCGCTGGCAGGCTGGTTGTCTGACCGTTTTGGCCGCCGCATCACCTATCGCTGGTTCTGTTTCTTACTGATTCTTTACGCGTTCCCGGCCTTTATGCTGCTGGACTCCCGTGACCCGATGATTGTCATCCCGACCATTGTTGTTGGCATGTCGCTGGCGTCGCTGGGTATCTTTGGCGTGCAGGCGGCGTGGGGCGTGGAACTGTTTGGCGTGACAAACCGTTACACCAAAATGGCGGTGGCGAAAGAGTTGGGTTCAATTATCTCCGGCGGTACGGCACCGCTGGTCGCCGCCGCACTGCTGTCCTGGGCCGGACACTGGTGGCCGGTGGCAACCTACTTTATGGTGATGGCATCCATCGGGCTTATCACCACGTTCTTTGCACCTGAAACCCGCGGTCGAGATTTGAATTTGCCAGAAGACGCAATTTAA
- a CDS encoding LacI family transcriptional regulator has product MSVNRSRRVTRTDVAREAGTSVAVVSYVINNGPRPVASQTRLRVLAAIEKTGYRPNGIAQALASGTTQTYGLVVPNISNPFISSMAHALQQEAFADGKVLLLGDAGDDRQREREIINNLLHRQVDGLIYTSVDRHPYIDLILANGTPCVMIDRIDKSLNVSSIQVNEEQAANLATRHLIEHGYRDIGIICGPTTMLNTQDRLRGWRHALEDAGLGVNASWIFSTDYTRAGGYEATQRLLRGPRPRALFTTNEQQALGCLRALAEHDLKVPDDVALVCFNATQESQYNVPSLTAVRQPVTRMAQAAVSMLKAWDGKARHREFAFDFQHGESCGCKPVKRPTS; this is encoded by the coding sequence GTGAGTGTAAACCGTTCCCGGCGCGTAACGCGTACTGATGTTGCCCGTGAAGCAGGCACCTCGGTGGCGGTAGTGAGCTACGTTATCAATAACGGGCCGCGACCTGTGGCATCACAAACGCGCCTGAGAGTGCTGGCAGCGATAGAAAAGACCGGCTACCGCCCCAACGGCATTGCGCAAGCGCTGGCATCCGGCACCACGCAAACCTACGGGCTGGTGGTGCCAAATATCTCCAACCCCTTTATCTCCTCCATGGCGCACGCGTTGCAGCAGGAGGCGTTTGCTGATGGCAAGGTGCTTCTGCTGGGCGATGCCGGAGACGACAGGCAGCGCGAGCGGGAAATCATCAATAACCTGCTGCACCGGCAGGTGGACGGACTGATTTACACAAGCGTAGACCGCCATCCGTATATCGACCTGATTCTGGCCAACGGTACGCCGTGCGTCATGATTGACCGTATCGACAAAAGCCTGAATGTCAGTTCGATTCAGGTGAATGAAGAGCAGGCGGCGAATCTTGCAACGCGCCATCTGATTGAACACGGCTATCGCGATATCGGCATCATTTGCGGCCCGACGACGATGCTCAACACGCAGGACAGACTGCGCGGCTGGCGCCATGCGCTGGAAGACGCGGGGCTTGGCGTAAATGCGTCGTGGATCTTTTCTACGGATTACACGCGTGCCGGGGGTTATGAGGCAACGCAGCGTCTGCTGCGTGGGCCACGGCCCAGGGCGCTGTTTACTACCAATGAGCAGCAGGCATTAGGTTGCCTGCGCGCACTGGCGGAACACGACCTGAAAGTCCCTGACGATGTTGCGTTGGTATGTTTTAACGCAACCCAGGAGTCGCAGTATAACGTGCCGTCATTAACCGCCGTGCGACAGCCGGTTACCCGAATGGCGCAGGCGGCAGTTAGCATGTTAAAAGCGTGGGACGGCAAAGCGCGTCACCGCGAATTCGCTTTCGATTTTCAACACGGAGAGTCTTGTGGCTGCAAGCCGGTGAAACGTCCGACGAGCTGA
- a CDS encoding nucleoside hydrolase, with protein sequence MRVIIDCDPGNGIPGANIDDGLALALALSAPQMHLEMITTVAGNTASEVGYAVACNLVRELGASVPVYRGASHALLEPAAPWRERLDNAVDNNGLRPLWQSVTPPPDCERTQPLAPFAMGELICNNPGEITLVAIGPLTNVALALRLFPEMANAVKRIVIMGGVFNVPGYLKDTNFGLDPEAAHIVLTSGAPITLVPMDVTTQTQMVHTDLLRLASVENAATRYLSRTMTPWIDYSMKTRGLPGCWIHDVLTIAWLLDPTLCESETDYLDVALHGVARGTTCRYGKLRLNVGVPELQGAPVQILTTIDNARLLALIEGYLQA encoded by the coding sequence ATGCGAGTAATTATTGATTGCGATCCTGGCAACGGGATCCCGGGTGCTAACATTGATGACGGTCTGGCACTTGCTCTGGCGCTGTCTGCGCCACAAATGCATCTTGAGATGATAACCACCGTTGCGGGCAATACCGCAAGCGAAGTGGGATACGCGGTTGCCTGTAATCTGGTGCGCGAGTTGGGCGCCAGCGTGCCGGTTTACCGTGGGGCGTCCCACGCGCTGCTGGAGCCTGCCGCGCCGTGGCGCGAGCGCCTGGATAACGCGGTTGATAACAATGGCCTGCGCCCGTTATGGCAGAGCGTGACGCCACCGCCCGACTGCGAGCGCACCCAGCCGCTGGCACCTTTTGCGATGGGCGAGCTTATCTGCAATAACCCCGGTGAAATTACCTTAGTGGCAATTGGCCCGCTGACCAACGTGGCACTCGCACTGCGTTTGTTCCCGGAGATGGCAAACGCGGTGAAGCGCATTGTGATTATGGGCGGCGTGTTTAATGTGCCGGGCTACCTCAAAGACACCAATTTCGGGCTCGACCCGGAAGCGGCGCATATCGTGCTCACCAGCGGCGCGCCCATTACGCTTGTGCCAATGGACGTTACCACCCAGACACAAATGGTACACACCGACCTGCTCAGGCTGGCGTCTGTTGAGAATGCCGCCACGCGCTACCTGTCTCGCACCATGACGCCGTGGATTGATTACTCGATGAAAACGCGCGGTCTACCTGGCTGCTGGATTCACGATGTGCTGACCATCGCCTGGTTGCTTGACCCGACCTTATGTGAGAGCGAAACCGATTATCTTGATGTGGCGCTGCATGGCGTGGCGCGTGGCACCACCTGCCGCTACGGCAAGCTTCGGTTGAATGTGGGCGTGCCTGAGCTACAGGGCGCGCCGGTGCAAATACTGACGACCATCGACAACGCACGGCTGCTGGCGCTGATTGAGGGGTATTTGCAGGCCTAG
- a CDS encoding GntR family transcriptional regulator produces MKESLYQRIARELAADIASGKYPAGSLFPTEKELCEAYDVSRHTVREALRSLSEQGLISRRKGAGTHVSDSPKDNAPSHSLAYLEDLRVLARQNLRVVKKVDEIVADIELAQVMGCPPGTRWLHIASIREDNQKADAPICWTDSYASPAYGKLRQLVRQDPYALISELLKEHYGISSKEVHQSITAVGVPAKMAKVLGVETGSPALRIVRRYIDRHGETFETTISIHPAGRYTCSIVLKHLSIDD; encoded by the coding sequence ATGAAAGAGTCTCTGTACCAGCGTATTGCCCGCGAACTGGCTGCGGATATTGCCTCAGGCAAATATCCGGCAGGCTCGCTGTTCCCTACTGAAAAAGAGCTTTGCGAAGCTTACGATGTCAGCCGCCATACCGTGCGCGAAGCACTGCGCAGCCTCAGCGAACAGGGGCTTATTTCCCGGCGTAAAGGGGCAGGAACCCACGTTAGCGACAGCCCGAAAGATAATGCACCAAGCCACTCGCTGGCCTACCTGGAAGATTTACGGGTGCTGGCGCGTCAAAATCTGCGGGTCGTCAAAAAGGTGGATGAGATTGTGGCGGATATTGAGCTGGCCCAGGTGATGGGGTGCCCGCCGGGAACACGCTGGCTGCATATCGCCAGTATTCGGGAAGATAATCAGAAAGCAGATGCCCCCATTTGCTGGACTGACAGCTATGCCAGCCCGGCCTACGGTAAGCTGCGCCAGCTGGTGCGCCAAGATCCTTACGCGTTGATAAGCGAACTTCTCAAAGAACATTACGGCATCAGCAGTAAAGAAGTACACCAGAGCATTACGGCGGTCGGCGTGCCTGCAAAGATGGCAAAAGTGTTAGGAGTAGAAACCGGCTCACCGGCGCTGCGTATCGTGCGTCGCTATATCGACAGACACGGCGAAACGTTTGAAACCACGATTTCAATCCATCCCGCCGGGCGCTATACCTGTTCGATTGTCCTCAAGCACCTTAGCATCGACGACTAA
- a CDS encoding adenylosuccinate lyase family protein has translation MASTVIDSILFKDAFGTPQMRAIFDDHTLIRKYVEVEIALAKAEARCGVIPQEAADEIAAKCNADTLDFDLLRHETEIVGYPILPLVHQISKQAGESGGYVHWGATTQDIMDTAVVLQIRDAFDIVDADISKLRSILAELALRYRDTPMAGRTHLQQALPITFGYKAAIWLDMFNRHAERLEQARPRVLVGEFAGAAGTLASLGDKGLAVQQAMMEVLGLGVPVSTWHVARDGFAEAVNLLGVITGSLGKIAYDVMLLAANEFAELYEPFVKGRGASSTMPQKRNPISSELMLACAKGVRQHAGLMLDAMVQDLERATGPWHAEWIAIPESFILTAGALHQAKFMLGGLIVDEQAMARNLDMTKGLIVAEAVMMGLAPYIGRQDAHDVVYDACRVVNEKGGRLADVLNAMPGVSSRLDPQLIERLTDPANYLGMAPQMVDRVLATFAGRK, from the coding sequence ATGGCATCCACGGTTATTGATTCCATCCTGTTCAAAGATGCGTTTGGCACACCGCAAATGCGCGCTATTTTTGATGACCACACGCTTATTCGCAAATACGTTGAGGTCGAAATTGCTCTGGCGAAAGCCGAGGCGCGTTGTGGCGTCATTCCACAGGAAGCGGCGGACGAAATCGCCGCAAAATGTAACGCCGATACGCTGGATTTCGACCTGTTGCGCCATGAAACCGAAATCGTGGGCTATCCGATTCTGCCGCTGGTGCACCAGATTTCTAAGCAGGCTGGTGAATCCGGTGGCTACGTGCACTGGGGGGCGACCACACAGGACATCATGGATACCGCCGTTGTGCTGCAAATTCGCGACGCTTTTGACATTGTAGACGCAGATATTAGCAAGTTACGCAGCATTCTCGCCGAACTGGCCCTGCGCTACCGCGATACGCCAATGGCCGGGCGCACCCATCTACAGCAGGCGCTCCCCATCACGTTTGGTTACAAGGCCGCCATTTGGCTGGATATGTTTAACCGCCATGCCGAGCGTCTGGAGCAGGCACGCCCGCGCGTGTTGGTGGGTGAGTTTGCGGGGGCAGCAGGTACGCTGGCGTCTCTTGGTGATAAAGGCCTGGCAGTGCAGCAAGCCATGATGGAGGTGCTGGGCCTCGGCGTTCCGGTTTCGACTTGGCACGTGGCGCGCGATGGTTTTGCTGAGGCAGTCAACCTGCTGGGTGTCATTACCGGCTCCTTAGGGAAAATCGCCTATGACGTTATGTTGCTTGCCGCCAATGAGTTTGCAGAGTTGTACGAACCCTTTGTCAAAGGCCGTGGTGCCAGTAGCACCATGCCCCAGAAGCGTAACCCTATTTCCAGTGAACTGATGCTCGCCTGTGCCAAAGGTGTCCGTCAGCATGCCGGTTTAATGCTTGATGCGATGGTTCAGGATCTGGAGCGCGCGACCGGGCCGTGGCACGCCGAGTGGATAGCCATTCCTGAAAGCTTCATTTTAACCGCCGGTGCCCTTCACCAGGCGAAGTTTATGCTTGGCGGGCTGATTGTTGACGAGCAGGCAATGGCGCGAAACCTTGATATGACGAAAGGGCTGATTGTGGCGGAGGCCGTCATGATGGGGCTGGCACCGTATATCGGGCGTCAGGACGCACACGATGTGGTGTATGACGCCTGCCGTGTGGTGAACGAGAAAGGGGGGCGGCTGGCCGACGTGCTCAACGCCATGCCGGGTGTCTCCAGCCGTCTCGACCCGCAGCTCATCGAACGCCTGACCGATCCGGCCAACTATCTGGGCATGGCGCCACAGATGGTCGATCGGGTGTTGGCGACGTTTGCCGGGCGCAAATAA
- a CDS encoding DASS family sodium-coupled anion symporter: MSSTSSRGKTIVAFAVPLAVGAIIWFFPVPDGLTPQAWHMFAIFAATIAAILTQPLPSGAVMLISLCVVIFTKTLPEAKALSGFASGTVWLIFCAYVLSLGFVTSGLGKRIAYKMLSLFGSSSLGIAYSLGVSDLIMAPAMPSVTARSGGIIFPISRSINEVLDSAPGPSGKRIGNFLTMVCFQFTPITGAIFLTGMAANPLVGSLAKSTLGVDITWGGWFIAAVVPAMVCFLLMPLLVYKLVNPELKRTPQAKEMGRRSLAELGAMSRAEKKVALGFILALVGWGTSLITGLSATAVGLGLAAYLFASRAVDWKALLNDHAAWDTVIWFSVIISLANGLGELGFIQWMTERLGGAIAGFGAMQAFIILGLLYIYVHYLFATASGHVAALYAPFAATAIAAGAPPMMVAICFGIFSNLMWGNTEYGGGPGPVYFGQGYFERPTFYKINLCVVTFNVAVTFIVGMLWWKLLGFY; encoded by the coding sequence ATGTCATCGACATCATCCAGGGGAAAAACCATCGTCGCCTTTGCGGTTCCGCTGGCCGTCGGCGCCATTATTTGGTTCTTTCCGGTGCCGGACGGGTTAACGCCTCAGGCCTGGCATATGTTTGCTATTTTTGCTGCCACTATCGCTGCCATCCTGACACAGCCGCTCCCTTCCGGGGCGGTGATGTTGATTTCGCTGTGTGTGGTGATTTTCACTAAAACTCTGCCGGAAGCAAAAGCACTGTCCGGATTTGCCAGTGGCACCGTCTGGCTAATTTTCTGTGCCTACGTGCTCTCTCTGGGGTTTGTGACCTCCGGGTTGGGTAAACGCATTGCCTATAAGATGCTGTCGCTATTTGGCAGTAGCAGTCTTGGGATTGCGTATTCGCTGGGGGTGTCCGACCTGATTATGGCTCCGGCGATGCCGTCGGTGACGGCGCGTTCGGGCGGAATTATCTTTCCCATTTCCCGTTCAATTAATGAGGTTCTCGATTCGGCACCGGGGCCATCAGGAAAACGCATTGGTAACTTTCTGACGATGGTCTGTTTTCAATTCACACCCATTACTGGGGCCATATTCCTGACGGGCATGGCGGCTAATCCGCTGGTGGGTAGCCTCGCAAAATCGACACTTGGCGTGGATATCACCTGGGGAGGCTGGTTTATCGCCGCAGTCGTGCCCGCAATGGTGTGTTTTCTGCTGATGCCACTACTGGTTTATAAACTCGTTAACCCAGAGCTAAAGCGTACGCCGCAGGCCAAAGAGATGGGGCGTCGCTCACTGGCAGAATTGGGTGCCATGAGCCGCGCGGAGAAAAAAGTGGCGTTGGGTTTTATCCTGGCCCTCGTGGGCTGGGGCACCAGTCTTATCACCGGTTTGTCTGCGACTGCGGTGGGGTTGGGGCTGGCGGCCTATCTTTTTGCTTCGCGGGCCGTGGACTGGAAGGCATTGCTGAATGATCATGCTGCCTGGGATACGGTTATCTGGTTTAGCGTCATCATCAGTCTGGCAAACGGTCTTGGTGAGCTGGGGTTCATTCAGTGGATGACCGAACGGTTAGGTGGCGCTATTGCGGGCTTCGGCGCTATGCAGGCGTTTATCATTCTGGGATTGCTGTATATCTACGTTCACTATTTATTCGCGACAGCATCCGGGCATGTGGCTGCGTTGTATGCGCCTTTCGCCGCGACGGCGATCGCCGCCGGCGCACCGCCAATGATGGTGGCAATCTGTTTTGGTATTTTCAGCAACCTGATGTGGGGAAATACCGAATATGGCGGCGGTCCGGGGCCGGTTTATTTTGGCCAGGGATATTTCGAGCGCCCGACATTTTACAAAATTAATTTATGTGTAGTGACCTTTAACGTCGCTGTGACGTTTATCGTCGGTATGTTGTGGTGGAAGTTATTAGGCTTTTACTGA
- the gorA gene encoding glutathione-disulfide reductase — protein MTKHYDYIAIGGGSGGIASINRAAMYGKKCALIEAKELGGTCVNVGCVPKKVMWHAAQIAEAIRLYGPDYGFDATLNNLDWDKLVASRTAYIDRIHTSYDNVLGKNKVDVIHGFARFVDAHTVEVNGEQITADHILIATGGRPSHPQIPGVEHGIDSDGFFALPALPKRVAVVGAGYIAVEIAGVVNGLGAETHLFVRKHAPLRSFDPLIVETLVEVMAAEGPQLHTQAVPKSVVKNADGSLTLTLEDGRSQTVDCLIWAIGREPATDNFNLAATGVKTDEKGYIVVDKFQNTNVAGIYAVGDNTGHIELTPVAVAAGRRLSERLFNNKPNEHLDYSNVPTVVFSHPPIGTVGLTEPQAREQYGDDAVKVYKSSFTAMYTAVTSHRQPCRMKLVCVGADEKIVGIHGIGSGMDEMLQGFAVALKMGATKQDFDNTVAIHPTAAEEFVTMR, from the coding sequence ATGACGAAACATTACGACTACATTGCAATCGGCGGCGGCAGCGGCGGTATTGCCTCCATTAACCGTGCGGCCATGTATGGCAAAAAGTGCGCGCTGATTGAAGCCAAAGAGCTTGGCGGCACCTGCGTGAACGTGGGTTGTGTACCGAAAAAAGTGATGTGGCATGCTGCACAAATCGCGGAGGCGATTCGCCTGTACGGCCCGGATTACGGCTTTGACGCCACGCTCAACAACCTCGACTGGGACAAGCTGGTTGCCAGCCGCACCGCCTACATCGACCGTATCCACACCTCTTATGACAACGTGCTTGGCAAAAATAAAGTGGATGTCATCCACGGCTTTGCCCGTTTTGTGGACGCGCACACGGTGGAAGTGAACGGTGAACAGATTACCGCCGACCACATCCTGATTGCCACCGGCGGCCGCCCGAGCCACCCGCAGATCCCGGGCGTGGAGCACGGCATTGATTCCGACGGTTTCTTTGCGCTACCGGCGCTACCAAAACGCGTGGCGGTTGTGGGCGCAGGCTACATTGCGGTAGAAATCGCCGGTGTGGTGAACGGCCTCGGTGCCGAAACCCACCTGTTTGTGCGCAAACACGCGCCGCTGCGCAGCTTTGACCCGCTGATTGTTGAAACGCTCGTTGAAGTGATGGCCGCCGAAGGCCCGCAATTGCACACGCAGGCGGTGCCGAAGTCAGTGGTGAAAAACGCCGACGGCAGCCTGACGCTGACGCTGGAAGATGGCCGTAGCCAGACCGTGGATTGCCTGATTTGGGCCATTGGCCGCGAACCGGCGACCGATAATTTCAATCTGGCGGCAACGGGCGTGAAGACCGACGAAAAAGGCTATATCGTCGTCGATAAATTCCAGAATACCAACGTTGCGGGCATTTACGCCGTGGGTGATAACACCGGCCACATCGAGTTAACGCCGGTGGCAGTAGCCGCTGGACGCCGCCTGTCTGAGCGCCTGTTTAACAACAAGCCGAACGAGCACCTGGATTACAGCAACGTGCCAACCGTGGTGTTCAGCCACCCGCCGATTGGCACCGTTGGCCTGACCGAGCCGCAGGCGCGCGAGCAGTACGGTGACGACGCCGTGAAGGTGTACAAGTCCTCCTTCACCGCCATGTACACCGCCGTGACCAGCCACCGCCAGCCGTGCCGTATGAAGCTGGTGTGCGTAGGTGCAGACGAGAAAATCGTCGGCATTCATGGGATTGGCTCCGGCATGGACGAAATGTTGCAGGGCTTTGCCGTGGCGCTGAAGATGGGTGCGACCAAGCAGGACTTTGACAACACCGTGGCGATTCACCCGACGGCAGCAGAAGAGTTTGTGACGATGCGTTGA
- a CDS encoding 23S rRNA (adenine(2030)-N(6))-methyltransferase RlmJ, with product MLSYRHSFHAGNHADVLKHTVQSLILEALKEKEKPFLYLDTHAGAGRYQLSSAHAERTGEYMEGIARIWQQDDTPAELEPYLNAVSAFNRSGQLRYYPGSPLIARELMRPQDQLLMTELHPSDFPLLRAEFRDDERATVTRGDGYQQLKSKLPPASRRGLILIDPPYELKTDYQAVVAGINEGYKRFATGVYALWYPVVLRQQIKRMIHDLEATGIRRILQLELAVRPDSDQRGMTASGMIVINPPWKLEQQMTTLLPWLHRKLVPAGTGHTTINWIVPE from the coding sequence ATGCTCAGCTACCGCCACAGTTTCCACGCCGGCAACCACGCCGATGTCCTTAAGCACACCGTCCAGAGCCTGATTCTGGAAGCGCTAAAAGAGAAAGAGAAACCGTTTCTCTACCTCGACACCCACGCGGGGGCCGGGCGCTACCAGCTTTCCAGCGCCCATGCGGAGCGCACCGGCGAATATATGGAAGGCATTGCCCGCATCTGGCAGCAGGACGACACCCCCGCTGAACTGGAGCCGTACCTGAACGCGGTCAGCGCCTTTAACCGCAGCGGCCAGTTGCGCTATTACCCTGGCTCACCGCTGATTGCCCGCGAGCTGATGCGCCCGCAGGACCAGCTGTTAATGACCGAACTGCACCCGAGCGACTTCCCGCTGCTGCGCGCGGAGTTTCGCGATGACGAGCGCGCCACGGTAACGCGTGGCGATGGCTACCAGCAGCTTAAGTCCAAACTGCCGCCGGCCTCACGCCGCGGGCTTATCCTCATCGACCCGCCTTATGAGCTAAAAACCGACTACCAGGCGGTGGTTGCTGGCATCAACGAAGGCTACAAGCGCTTTGCAACCGGCGTTTACGCGCTGTGGTACCCGGTGGTATTGCGCCAGCAAATCAAACGCATGATTCACGATCTTGAAGCCACCGGTATCCGTCGCATTCTGCAACTTGAACTGGCGGTACGCCCGGACAGCGACCAGCGCGGCATGACCGCCTCCGGCATGATTGTTATCAACCCGCCCTGGAAGCTGGAGCAACAGATGACCACGCTCCTGCCGTGGCTGCACCGTAAACTGGTGCCAGCGGGAACCGGTCATACAACCATTAACTGGATTGTGCCGGAATAA